TAATTACTACATCAATAAATAATTTTAATATTTAACAAAAGTGCAAAAAATCCTTGCACTTTTGTTTTTTCAAAAAATAAAAATGGCTTTTAAAAATACTAGGACAAGAGTTTAATTTCTTGTCCTAGTTTATTTATATTTTCTTGTTTATCTACTTATATATGAAAGATTGTATATTATCAACAACATTTTTAGTTAATACTTTTATTGACTAATATTGCTTTTCTTTTACTCTAATTTTTTTAAATTAAGTAATTTAAAACAAATAAAGCATCAAAATGATATTTAAATTATTGCTCAGAATCTTTATTAGAAATAAAGCTAAGCTATTTAATTTAATTAAAAGTTAGTTTTTATTATGATTTTAGAATATAGCTAAAATTATTTATTTTTTGCCTTAGGGATATTTTTATCATTGACAATAGCTTCTTTTTGTTTTTGTTTTTTAGAATCATCTTGACAAAAGAAAATAAATTTAACTTTTTCAAGAGGATTAAGTTTTTTAAAAAAGTTTTCTTCTTCATTATTATTTTGGTTATTAATTTTCTTTTGAATCTCAGCTAGAAAAGCCCCTGCAATAACCCCTGATGGAATTGCAAATAAAGCAATACCTATAATTGAAATAATAACTATAATAATTTTTCCGTTTGTAGTAACAGGGGAGATATCACCATAACCAATTGTTGTCATTGAAATAGTAGTAAAATAAATTGCATCTCAATAGTTTTTAATATTTGGATTTGCATTTTCACCAATTGTTTCTACTGAATAAATGATTAGTGAAAAAATTAAAATTAAAATAATGATAAAAACAAAAAGGGAAATTAAAATTTTTTTCTCATTTTTAAAAGCTCTATACAAAATTTTAAATGGCTCAAAAACTTGTAAAAGCATCAAAACTCTTCCAACTCTTAAAAAAACCAAAGATCGAAGAAAGCTTAATACTTGACTAATTTCAAAAGTTTTAGGTACTTTGTTATTTTGTAATTCAACATTTATGTCTTTGTTTTCTATAAAAGCCTCAAGTATTCAAATGCTAGGCACAAAAGAGCTTACTAATAAAATGCCTGTAAATGTAAAAGGAAAAATTATCATAGAAATAAGCTTTCCATTTTTTCTATATGGATATGTAAAAGTTCATAAAAAAAAGTCAACTAATAAAACAAAGAAAATTGTAAGTTCAATAACTAGAAAAAAACTTTTGTTACTAGCTATGAATTTTTTGTCAATAATAAGTAATAAAAAAGACAAAATTATAAAAGATAGGACAACTATAAATCAAATTTTTCTTAAAACATCAACAATTAAATTAACTTTTGGTTGGTCTTTTTCTTTTGATTTTTCATTAATTGCTACGTTGTTTAAATGCTTTGCAATGTTAAGATATTTTTGATTCATATTTATAAAAATATATATCAAAAATTAATTTTTAATTAAAATAAAATTTGATAAAAAAATAAGTTAGCTTTTACCTAACTTATTTTTAAAAATTAACCTTTAGTTTTTGAGTTATATTCACTTATTATCTCTGTTCTAAGCTTATCATCTATTGGTTTTATTCTTTCATAAACTACTTCGTAGATATCTTCTGGAGCAGTGTTTTCATCAACAAAAGTTCCATAAACACTTTGTTTTTTCTGTTGAGTAATATAAAGATTTAAAAGCAATTTTGTTGCATGTTCTTCTTGAGTTGAGATGTTTAAATTTTTGATATCTGCAATATTTGTTTTAATTTCTTGAGTGCTTCAAAGCTCTCCATTTTCATTTAAAATAATGCTCTCAGGCTCATCTGAGACTTTAGACTCTTCATCAATTGTGTAATATTCATCTGAGGTGTTGTCATTAAAGTAATATCTTTTAAAATATTCAAAATCACTTTTTCAAGTTGGGCTGTAGTTAATGTAGTCGAAATTTCTAAGAATTGGAAGAGCGCTATAGTCAAGAACAAGTCCATATTGTTCTTGAGCTTGAGGATTATTTTTGCCTTTAGTAACTTTTTTAAAACTAGCACTATGTTCAACAAGCTCATCAACGCTATAATCTGCTCCTTTGTAAACAGCATCATAGATTACTTGAAGTATTTTTTTGTTTTCTTCTTTTGAATTAGCAGAAGAGAGAATAAAACCTTCCATTAAAGTAATATTTTTTTTAGGTCTAATAAATCTAATTGACTGACCATCTTCAACATTGGCAAAGTTATCAGATGAAAAAAGTCCATCAATTGCATCTCCGTTATAAATTATTCCAACTTCATTTAAAAGATTAGGATCAATTAAAGACTCCAATAGAGCTAGTCCACTTGTAGTTAGAGCATTTGTTTTACTATCTTTAATTGATGAGCCAGTTCCTTGTTCAACAATTTTTAAAAAACCATCAATTTGTTTTGAATAATTTTTTTCAGTTGGCTCTCCACTATAGCCATTTTTTTCTAAAGATGAGCCAATTAATAAATTATCTCTAGCAGATTCAGTTCAACCAAATTTCGAATAGCCTTTATTTTTTAGAGTATTTAAAATTCCTTTTCAGCTTTGATCATCAAAGCGCAGTCCTTTTTCTTTTTCTTGATCACTTAAGTTTTTAGAAGAGGCTCTTAGACTAGCTTTGGTGCCATCGCTTTTTTGATAATCTCCAACACTATAGGCCACTACTTTGTCTTGGATGTAATAAGGAATCATAAATTCTCACATTTCATCTGCTTTTCCATCTTGGTCTAGATCTATTCTTTTGTTGTTTTCATCTACTAAATATTGATCGTAGCCTTGCATGTGCTCAACTGTTTCTGGTCTAAAAAAACTTAAAACCTTTTCTTTTTTAACTCGTCTAATTTCCTCATTTTTTGAGTTTTTTACAACTTCAAAGTCTTGTTCTTTTAGAAGGTTACGTTGATTTAAAATAACTTCATAGTCAATTTTTGAAAGTTTTTTATTTTTAATAAGCCTTGCTATTTGAAAATCAGAACCAAAACCAGCTACTGCCTTAGCAGAGTCAAAGGCTCTTGAAAATTCATTTAGTTCACCAAATTCTTGATATTTATAACCACTTTCATTGATTTTGTTTCTTCCTTCAGGAGAAATATAAGCTTCATAGTTCATAATTGTTGGTCGATAGTTATTTTTTGACTTTAGATAAACAGCTGTTGAAAAAACACCAGCAATAGCTATTAGTGCACTTGAAATAGCCATTGTTATAAAAGCCTTTTTAAATCTCATTTTTAGCCTCCTTGAAATTAACTTTGCTTTTAATTAAGTTATTAGTTCTATTAAATAAAGATTTAAATGAACCAGCATTTTTATAACTTAAATAAAGAGCATTTCCTAAAACTACAAATAAAAGCATGATCGCCCCTAAAGCAAGAGCTCATGTTTGAAATGATCCTTCATAGAGCTGAGTTCCTATTGTTGAGGTATTTGAGGTGATTCTTGTGATGATAAAATCATCAAAAGAAAGAAATGAAGTAATAACAAAAACAAAAACAATACTTGAAAGCATATAAACAAAGTAGATTTTGAATCAGCTCTTAATTTTTCCATATCCAAGATCATAAGAGGCCTCTAGTAAGTTTTTGTTAAACTTTTCACTTCTTGGATACATAAGCATAATTCCATAAGGAAGTGACATTACAATGTGGGCAATTACACTTCTGTAAAATGACTCACTTGAGGCATAAAGAGTTCCAAAAAAGATACTAAAAACTAAAGTTAGTGCAACAGCTGTGACAATATCTGGGTTAATTAAAGGAACAGATGAGCTATAGTGCATAAAGTTTTTTCCAGCTTTGGCCATTTTATTTTTTTGATTTCAAATGGCAAAAACTGAAATAAGAGAAATTACAATTACAAAAAATGAGTTAATAATTGCAATTAAAAAGGAATTGGCCAATCCGTTAACTCTTTCATCAGAAAAAAGTTCTAATCATCCTTTTGAACTAAAGCCATTTCAAGATAAAAGAGAAACACTTCCTTTTTTAGGTTCACTATTAAAAGAAAAAACAAAGCCATAAATTAAAGGAATGTAAAACAAAATTAAAATAATTCAAATGTAACTTTTTTTAACAAATTCAAATTTTTTTAAAAAATTTATTAAATTAGTCATAGTTTATTCCTTTCAATTTTAGTACAAGCATTGGAACTAGATAAATTAGACTATAAAAGCTCATTAAAACAATAGTTGTAATTAAAACAAGTGTTGAAGCTCTAGCCATGTCAAAAGGATTTGATGGATTAACATGTTGGTTTATAACATTACC
The sequence above is a segment of the Mycoplasmopsis pulmonis genome. Coding sequences within it:
- a CDS encoding potassium channel family protein produces the protein MNQKYLNIAKHLNNVAINEKSKEKDQPKVNLIVDVLRKIWFIVVLSFIILSFLLLIIDKKFIASNKSFFLVIELTIFFVLLVDFFLWTFTYPYRKNGKLISMIIFPFTFTGILLVSSFVPSIWILEAFIENKDINVELQNNKVPKTFEISQVLSFLRSLVFLRVGRVLMLLQVFEPFKILYRAFKNEKKILISLFVFIIILILIFSLIIYSVETIGENANPNIKNYWDAIYFTTISMTTIGYGDISPVTTNGKIIIVIISIIGIALFAIPSGVIAGAFLAEIQKKINNQNNNEEENFFKKLNPLEKVKFIFFCQDDSKKQKQKEAIVNDKNIPKAKNK
- a CDS encoding type 2 periplasmic-binding domain-containing protein, which encodes MRFKKAFITMAISSALIAIAGVFSTAVYLKSKNNYRPTIMNYEAYISPEGRNKINESGYKYQEFGELNEFSRAFDSAKAVAGFGSDFQIARLIKNKKLSKIDYEVILNQRNLLKEQDFEVVKNSKNEEIRRVKKEKVLSFFRPETVEHMQGYDQYLVDENNKRIDLDQDGKADEMWEFMIPYYIQDKVVAYSVGDYQKSDGTKASLRASSKNLSDQEKEKGLRFDDQSWKGILNTLKNKGYSKFGWTESARDNLLIGSSLEKNGYSGEPTEKNYSKQIDGFLKIVEQGTGSSIKDSKTNALTTSGLALLESLIDPNLLNEVGIIYNGDAIDGLFSSDNFANVEDGQSIRFIRPKKNITLMEGFILSSANSKEENKKILQVIYDAVYKGADYSVDELVEHSASFKKVTKGKNNPQAQEQYGLVLDYSALPILRNFDYINYSPTWKSDFEYFKRYYFNDNTSDEYYTIDEESKVSDEPESIILNENGELWSTQEIKTNIADIKNLNISTQEEHATKLLLNLYITQQKKQSVYGTFVDENTAPEDIYEVVYERIKPIDDKLRTEIISEYNSKTKG
- a CDS encoding ABC transporter permease; translated protein: MTNLINFLKKFEFVKKSYIWIILILFYIPLIYGFVFSFNSEPKKGSVSLLSWNGFSSKGWLELFSDERVNGLANSFLIAIINSFFVIVISLISVFAIWNQKNKMAKAGKNFMHYSSSVPLINPDIVTAVALTLVFSIFFGTLYASSESFYRSVIAHIVMSLPYGIMLMYPRSEKFNKNLLEASYDLGYGKIKSWFKIYFVYMLSSIVFVFVITSFLSFDDFIITRITSNTSTIGTQLYEGSFQTWALALGAIMLLFVVLGNALYLSYKNAGSFKSLFNRTNNLIKSKVNFKEAKNEI